DNA sequence from the Aptenodytes patagonicus chromosome 13, bAptPat1.pri.cur, whole genome shotgun sequence genome:
TGATCTGCACAGTGGGTGCGTTTGTGTTCCCCTGCAAGGTCAAGGCATTTCTAGCTGCATTCGCTACCCATCAGGACAATTCCAGTCTACAGGGGGTACATCTTCCTCTCTTGCCATCAGTCCTGCCAAACTAAGTAAGATTTAGCcatagaaaaaaaagcattggGATCtctcctgcctggcagcagccaggagaAAAGTACAGGAAAGAATATTTGGGAGGGGTAGTCTGGCATCCCATGCAGTTGGCACTTCCAGCCACCTAAAAGAGCTGGTCAGCCCTGTACACAGTCtacagcttgggggggggggggggggggggggagaaaagtcCTTAACACACCGCGCTGTATAAAAGAAATGTCCTATAATGTCACCACAGGAACAATGATGTCATTCTGTGCTGCCCTTCTGTTTTTATCTTGCCTGTTTATTCATCCCCTACTTCACTGAGTAACCGCGCAGAGCTACCAGGAGACTAAAGCGTGTGGGTCCAAGGTGAAGGCAGGTCTTCACACTTTGCAGGGATGGTCAAGGGCAGGTGCTGCGGCAACCTGCAAGCCAGGTTTTATCCTTTTGCGTTCTTACTGGAATTTGCCACAGTCAATATGCCAGTAGCTTTCTTCCCTTCCCGTCCTTCCCCAGTACCAAATCCTTGGTTCTCGCAGAACGGTATGACTCTTGGAAAGGAGAACACTGATGTGCCAGTGATTATCACACTGATGATAGCTGACGAATGCTTAGTTGGCACCAGGGAGGAACCGGTCCTGAATTTATGTGCCTTATTCTCAAACACTTTGTTCTTGGTCATGAGAAGCAAATCAGACTATGGGGAAATGCAATTATGGGAAACAGGCTTAAAATTGTCCCAAAATAGGCCTAAAATTGTCTTATAAGCTTTTAGCCCAGTCCAGAGGAAAAAGTGTGTTTGTCTTTCTTTAGGGCTTCACAACACCCAGCTCTAAATGTCACTAGCACGCAGAGGAACAGGAGTGACCATAATGCTCAGAAAATACCCCCATTCGCTACGTCAAGCTCTTCCAGTGACACATCAAGCAGCTCTTCACTTTCATCAGAACCGACCAGCCAGATCTCCATGGTTCAGGATCAAACCCTGCTGGACATTGCTTCCATCACTAGATTGGCCCCAGGAGAATCACCGAGCCCTCAGCCATTTGAGCAAAGAGATAAAAATTTAGCAATATCATGTTCCAGCCCATTCGGAGCAAGGACTATTCCAGCATCttgcccagccagccccaggctCAGTCTAACACCCAGCTCAGCCAAGCCACAGCAATACTCTGACTCCTCTCCAGTCAGTCCAGGGATCAATGCAACTTCCTTCTATACCTTTCGTCCTCACACAGCACAAAACATACGAGCTTCAGCATCAGATCACACACTGACCCCAACCAGGAAAAGCACAAGGCCTCCAGCAACAATGACTCCTGAAGATAGTTCCCAGTCTCCTGGCTATTCTAAAACTGGATTAAAGAATGCAGGAAAGGGTTTTGAATCAGATCTGGAAGATCCTGATCATGAAAGGTATGTATCCAGACCACACACGTTTAAATACCCGAATGACTCAGCTTGGTATAGGGTCATTAAAAGCCCctcataaaaaaaatttaaacatattttatgaTTTAGATGTTCCCAGTATTTGTTTTCCGGTAACTACCTTATGCTCCCACTAAACTCTGTTATCCAAGAAGGAAAATACTATGTTTTCCATACATTCATTTAGCTCTCCAGACCTCATTATAGGACCATCCCTGGGCCAGGTTGTCAACCTCAGCTCCTCCAACAGGGCACAGTTTCAAGGTGCCTCATTTCCTTTCTAATGAGAAAGCACATCTCTCCCTTTACTAGCAGAGGGAAACTCTGCTGTTACTACGAAGCCTGACAGATAAGAGCTGGGGATGATATTCAGTGACATGGCCGGTATCTCCCTTCCCAAACCTCAGGCTCCGTGGTCCGACCCCACGCAAGCTGGGCTGATTTCACCCCTCTGAGCCTCTGAACTCCACGCTGTGTCTGCCACTTCTTTCCTTGGCAGGAGATTTGTAACCGCGAAGGAATTCCAAGCCATGGAGAAAGAACTAGAGGATGTAAAAGAAGAACTGAAATGCCTGAAGTGGAAAGTGAGACACATTGGTGAGACTGTGCAGCCCCTGGCCGAAGACAGCAAGCGTTACAACGGCTATACCCTGACGGAGCTCAAGGCAATGGTGCAGTTCGAAGATGACCCTTACAAGGCTGCACACAAGATCCTAACTGCGCTCTTCAGCGATGTCTACTTGCTACAGCACTCAGTCACTGAACAGGCCTGCAACTCCCGATCTCTGCCCAAGCCCAAAATAGATCCAGAGCTGTACACAGTGTACTGTGACATTCTGAAAAGCATATTCCCTGGAATTAGCAGCCAGACCTTGAGGGAAGAGACACAACACGTGCAGAAAAGCACCCAGAAAGAAGTGCAATAACACCAGAGCCCACAAGATGTTCTGCGAAGTCAGAAGTCTCCGGTGATTTTAGAGGACTGAACTGTGGGTACGTACCGTTGGTTGAGTCTATCCCTTTTAGGTATCAATCATCTGTAAAGATACTGGTGAGCTCTGAGCCCTTCATGCCACTTGCCCAATGAGACAGGCTGGGAAGGCGTTCTGCATACTTCccacattttagaaaaaaattgccCTCTTCGTGTCTCTTTCAATATATGGATGTTTCCTTGTTTCCAGCAACTACAAATGCTGAGAAAAGAATCCAGAGAAGGCATTGTGTGTCCAAGCAAGGGCCTTCCCCCGCCCCAAACagaccaaccaaccaaccagcaTCTGGGTAGTTTCTATTTTCTAGAGTATATCATTCATTAAATGACATTACTTGTTAGAAAATTgtgcctgttctttttttttattttattttttgtctaaAAATGCTTTGCACATCAAATCAATCAACGATCATAACTTGACTACACACTGGAATGAGACCTGGGCATGCAGCAAaccaccctcccctccctgcccatctGCATCCTGGGTTACATGGGAAGAAAACCAGGGCACAGAGGTCAGCAGCTGCAGTGCACCCAAGCAGGTCTCCACTGTAGATAACTGGGGGCCAGGGCATAAAAGTGTGCAATATGCCCCTAAATCATCAACCCAACAGTGAAACAGGTAAAGGTCTGTGACCTCCATCTCTCCTAACTTGTGATAACTGAGCGGACAGAACAGCTCACATGTCAACAGCTGTGCTTTGCCTTCCCATGACAAAGATgctggctttaaactaaaggggggtagatttagactagatctaaggaagaaatgttttacgctgagggtggtgaagcactggcacaggttgcccagagaggtggtggatgccccatccctggaaacattcaaggtcaggtgggatggggctctgagcaacctgatctagtggaagatgtccctgcccacggcgggggggttggacgagatgacctttagaggtcccttccaacccaaactattctatgattgtatgattctatgcaAGACTGGCCCCTTGCAAAGGCCCTACAAGGAGATCGCTGCTAGGAAGCCTGCCCCGAGGAAAGGAGGCTGCTGTCATGGAGGACACAGAGGAAAATGGCCCTGGAGCTCCTTCCTCCCCGTCTGGGACCCAGCAAAGTGCAATGGATGAACAGCAGTTTGTCCATCAGGTTCTGCTCACAGGGCTGGCCTTGTAGCCAGTTTTGTAAAGATCTGGTGAGGGTGGCGGGATGTCCTTGTGCCATTTTGCTCAGGACCGATGGGCAATACTGTTTCCCTACCCTACTGGttcacccacccacccccttGCAAAGAGTCATTGACACGTCCCTGGTCTCAATGTGACAAATACATCAAAAACCCAGAACACGTCTGTCCtgcacactgctgctgctccctgccaggccACTGAGGATGGCAAGATGAGCAAAAGGTAACCTGTGAGTTCAGCCTACCTTTCCCTGTGCTGGGATATTATTCACTTCTTAAGGTTATTTCAAAAAcaacagggaggaagaggggggggggaggaaattaaaaaagaataaataaaagcagaccaTTCCTCGTGTCACCACAGTTCCAGACATCTTTGAAGGATGGGAGGGGGCAGTACACTCCAAGGACACGCTCTGTACCTTCTGGGATCTTCTGCATAAGGATTTTGGGGATGTTCTGACATTTGTATGAGAGATCCTACTTGTCTTTCAGCATGATGTATCTATACTGTTCTCTGCCGGGCTTAcgaatacattttttaaagctcCTTGTTAttagcaatttattttatttacaagctgatgtgcagacacaggcacagcACTTTGCCCATGTAGCCGCCTCTCTGTACCACACTACAGCCAAGATCTACAGCCACACCTGACAAGTTGCCAGGTAGCTACTGAGGGCTGTGCACAGTGCATGGCCTCGGGGCAGTCACAGCACCGAAGCAAGGGACCGGGAAAAGGATGCCTCCCCAGACACAGCCAACTCCCTTCGCAGGTGGGCACGGAGGTGAGTGTAGGATGGATGGAGCCGCTGGAGATGCAGTGTTCCCTCAGAGCAAATCACACCCCCCGGTGAGCACCGCGGCGGATTATGACAAATCATCTGGACGGCTCTGTGCACCGTGAGGAGGATGTTTGTGTCACGCACAAGCATGCTCTCCTGCAAGCATTTATGTTCTGCTTTCATGGCtcttttttgtcagaaaatgtgTCCCTTTGGTTCAGATGGGTGGGAATAGGCTGGCCCTCCTCTCACAGAACTCATGCACTGCTCCAGACTTGCTTTTCTATGACAGCCCAGACCCCCGACTCTCTCAGAGGTCTCTCTTCAGAGCTTTCCATAATCTCCAGTGGACACAGAACTGAGGAAAATGTAATGTAGACATCAGCCATATCAGTCTTCATACGCTGTATTGCCTGCCCTCTCTGCCGGTAAAATCTTAACACAGTCGATCCTGTAAGAACAGGCTCTGCGGCCTCTCATGTTCATGGGGCCAGACAATATGCTCAGATTATATTTTAGCCTTGTTCTCCACATGCCTACTAgtaacaaggtccagcacagacctatgaattatttttattagctttgCATCATCAAGGCCGGTTCTGCCAGATTTTGTCAGTTCTAGGTCCCTTTCAGGTTTCAGTGTCCTCCTTCTTCTGGATCTGCTGTGGTATAGAATCACTACTGCCCATTTTAGATACGTGCAATAGGTCTTTTACCCTGATATTCAATGGCTTTTAGCTATTCCAGTGGAGCTATGAGGTTAATTGCATCCAACTAGAGTTGGCCACTCTTGCCACATCTCCCATACATTATTATTAGGTATCTGCAACTTCTGAGTCCTAGAGTCTGTCCCCAGTGCCTTACCTGCCGTACCTGCCCAAGTGATCAGCTGCAGGGAACCTGTGAAAAGAGCAACAGGGCAAGCCCACTACATTTGTCCTTCACAGGCTCcttgcttccttcttttcctctgttgcatTTGTGCCTTgaaggcagctctgcctctgtgAGGATGGTTTGTTCTCCAGTTGCTACGTTATCTGCACCTTTGTGACCATCTCCGGTACTTGAGCCACCTTCCCTGATTTTTCTACAGGGAGAAAAATCTACTCATTTTCCTGAGCGCTTCCTGTTGTTTGTATTCCCGTGCATTACCAAGTCCTTTCGTCCTTTATAAGCCTTAGCTTTCCTTACCTAGGTTTGCTGGGGAGAGAAACACAGCTGTCTTCTCACAATTCTGAAGAGCTTTTCTGTGTCCAGTCTGTTTTTTTCTATAATCACCCACTCTTAACACAACAGGAGGGTGAGGGCTGAACGTCTACACCTGCAGAAAGAGCCCTTCTCCTTGGAGGGTAACAAAACGGAGTCAGTACAGTGGAAGTAAGACAGCAGGATCTTAAATACCTGGGCTTGAAAGCAattttttgctttcacttctAGCATCCTGCGCTTGCCAAAAATGTGTCCTGTGACAAGCATGCTCTGTCTTAAGACTTGAGGTCTTGCTGCCTGGTATTCAGACAGAAAGGCAATTACACAGTCCCACTATTCTGACAGTTAAAAAGATTCAGCCGTTGTTCTTCTTGGACAATTCATACTGATTTGCACTGTGCCGACATTGCTCCTTAGCCTAAATAAGCCTTCTCTCCAAAATGTTATCACCTTCACTTGTATAGAGACAGACAGAGAAGGCAATCAGACACATAGTGAAAAATTAGTCTATAAATCCATGTTGCATTCCATCTATTCTCCATTAAACTATAtaactctctttctttccttgaacATGTACTTTCAAGTCTGAAGACCCAATACGGGAccaaattattttgtctttcctttcttaACTATAGGCATTACATTTGCTATTCTCCAGTCACACCCAGATCCGGAGATTCATTAGTATTACACTTATTCAAGTAACACGCACTGTCTGTTATGTATTCATCCCTGCATGTAACCTGAGGACCTAAGAGCCGCGGCACAGGTTGTCTTCCCCTGTGTCATCTCTAGGAGCAGATGTCTAGTCAGAAGTGTGAGGACATGAATACTTTTTCCAGCCTCAGGCAATCTGTAGTTCGTACTGATTGATTGCATTAAATAAGCAACCTATTAATATTCACCATGCTGTGGCTCGGTAGGCTTCAGTTGGCAGAACAGATTCTACAGCAGATTAAGTTATGTTAAACAGAGGGTCCTGATCCATACTGGTCAATCTAGGCTGGAAAGAGGCTCTGGAGGTCACTGTCCAACCCCTCTGCGCAGACACTATTCTAGTAAAAGAAACCAAATAATAAAATCTGTGCTGCAAAAACTAAACCATTGCAATACAAAAAACATCtgacaacaaccaaaaaaaaagaaaaaaaaaaaaaaaagagagaagccgTACAGCCAACCTGTATTGGAATCACTTGCACATCAGACCCACCACAGGAAAACCTGAGGagttttcttctcccagaagCACTGTGCTGGGAGATCATCTGGACAGGAGCTCTCCACAGGCTAATCAGCCTGTAGAAACTTTATTTACATCTGCATCAGTGGATAAAGACGATAAATGGCAAAGTTTCTGTGGCACTGTTTTGGAGGGCCCTTTACTATAGTTAGATCTACATACGTTACCAATTCATTTTTCAGACTTCTCATTAATATCTTTAATGCACAATTGCAGTCAAAATCAGTCACTGAATCACACATTTTATGACCTCATGCTTACCCCTTCGTACTGTTAATAATAATATCCCTGCATAATGTGAACACTTTCTGCAAAACAAGACCACCAGCCCTTCTGGTTTATGACTAAAAGTACAGCAGAACTAGTTTGAGGCAACTGCCAACATCTTTATATTAATTATCGGCATCATCTGTACTGAAATCTGAGTCACAAGGGTTTGGGCGGTACCATTAATTACCATTAATTCCTTCTCCATTCTTCCTGCATGAATGCCTGCTTCTCATGATGTGTTCTCTATACATTTATATACCTAGTCCCTCTCGCACGCTCCAATGCAACTTGACTTCAGCAATTTTCACATTAAATCTACAGTCTTTGTTTCACAAGGTGAAACTGCCTCCGGAGacccttttccatttcttatatCCATATGCTTCTACAGGTGGTTACTTTTTCACTATGAGCTGGGGCCCTCCCCCATGGTCCTCTCCTCCCCTTGGAGTGTAAGAGGCAAACAAGCGTCCAACAGGTCGTCCCCCGACCCTTATTCTCAAACCACGAGCAGATGACCAAGGTGCAGATCTCCCTAGGGCCTTAATGCTACTCAGGAAAAAGAGTGACGCTGGGGGATCCCAAAGGACTTCAGACAGAAGGAGAGAACATGCACTGATCTACCCAAGTGCCGCACTGAGAAGTGCAGATCTTAGCTTCTTGCAAATTTATTGTGGAGAGTACATTTTCTCAATGCCCCAAAGAGAGTGATTAAAATACATATCAATGTCTTGCTGGGTCAGTAGGTTTTGATCAGATCTTCCATTTTGTGTTAATATTCAGATACGTTACCATCCCAGAGAGATGAATAATAGGAGCTATTTCATTTCTCTGACAATATTAAACATAATGAAAAGTCTTAATACGATCCCACATCCTTCTCCATGAATTCTGGCCACAGACAGATCTCCTGTTGGTAATGGAAATGTCACTTTGATTCATCTGTTCACCAACTAATCCTCACCAAACAATTTCCAGTTTATATCAAGCCATCCAAAAACATTCCTTTGGAAACAAGCCAGAACCGACATTCATTGTAGATTAGTTTTTACCACTGTTTAGGCTTATACCATTTCAGGTAGCTTTGCTGCTTACTCTATTTATAGCAGTGCCTCCAGCAGACCAGGAAAGAGGCAGATCATAAGACTTCTGCTAATCTGCAAATCTGAAATTATAGTTGGGAGACCGCATTTATTATTATACAGCTAGATGACGACAGCAGAGATGACCTTTCTGCAATGCCAGAAGTCTTATCCACACTGATCTAGGCCTTTAATCAGTGGGGGAAAGCATAGATTATTATGTGtcaaaggaaaaacttcttcccTAGTAGGACAGTCAAGTATTaaaacagattgcccagagaggttgtgcagccACCGTCCCCAGAAGTTTTCCAGGCCAAACTGGATGAAGGCCTCTGTAACCTGGTCTGACTTttttgtagcattaaaaaaaaaaaaaggcgtgtAATTGCAGAAAGCAGCCAGGAAAATCTTCGATGAATGGGAGCACAGAGCCATGAATAACAGGCAGGAACAGCACCATCAGTGTTTTACACTTGCTAAGCCACACTTGCAAGCAAAGCGGAGCTGACAGTCGTCCGTGCCTCAGCTCAGTTCGCTGTGCTGGCTGACTCATTTTCCTGCCAACCACTCTGTACACTCGGTAAAGCTGCTGTGCCGGTGCTGCCTCAGTCCTCGACCTTTTTGGTGGAAGATGAAAGCTCTGTCTTGCTCAAGATGAAAGTTCTTTCCCCAGCTTGTTACAGACAGGAATGTTTATTCTGGCAGCCACCTTATGCTGCCATCGGGCAGAAGAGAAATCTTGGTGAAAAAGACAAAAGGGCTGAACTGCTCCCAGTTCATTACCTTTACCGCAGGGaccatctcttctcccaagtacaaGGCTCCCCTTGGGTGAAGAGTCATTTCCCTGAGAAAACTTCACAGCCATAGCAGCTGCTTCTGTATGCCCCTACCCTTATGCCTACCACACTTGCTTTCCACCTGAGTCTTTGACCAACATTGTTTCAGCTCCACCTGTACTGACTGGGATGCAGTTTGGAGATCAATTCAGTCCATGATACTCAGCTGGGCTCACACTCTTAGGAGGCAGCAGGCTCCTCCTGGCCCTTACAATGGCTCTGAAATGCCGTGTCCAGATCTAGAAGTTCTCTTTAGCACGGCACCCACCCCCTGCCTCCTCTAGGGCCAGAAGACTTTCAGGTAGCAACCGGCTTCTTT
Encoded proteins:
- the LOC143166480 gene encoding uncharacterized protein LOC143166480; translated protein: MVQDQTLLDIASITRLAPGESPSPQPFEQRDKNLAISCSSPFGARTIPASCPASPRLSLTPSSAKPQQYSDSSPVSPGINATSFYTFRPHTAQNIRASASDHTLTPTRKSTRPPATMTPEDSSQSPGYSKTGLKNAGKGFESDLEDPDHERRFVTAKEFQAMEKELEDVKEELKCLKWKVRHIGETVQPLAEDSKRYNGYTLTELKAMVQFEDDPYKAAHKILTALFSDVYLLQHSVTEQACNSRSLPKPKIDPELYTVYCDILKSIFPGISSQTLREETQHVQKSTQKEVQ